A stretch of the Acidimicrobiales bacterium genome encodes the following:
- a CDS encoding prepilin-type N-terminal cleavage/methylation domain-containing protein, translating to MVAKRDEGGFTLIELLIVIIILAILAAIVVFAVGSTNKNAIASSCNADAKSVETALEAYKAQTGSYPTNWSSLTSGPVTTTINGVAETIGPWLKELPASNNYTISADTSGNVSVNTKVYNGTSNPCNSLP from the coding sequence ATGGTGGCGAAGAGAGACGAGGGCGGGTTCACCCTGATCGAACTCCTCATCGTCATCATCATCCTGGCCATCCTGGCTGCGATCGTCGTCTTCGCCGTGGGCAGCACGAACAAGAACGCTATTGCGTCATCGTGCAACGCAGACGCCAAGAGCGTGGAGACGGCCCTGGAGGCGTACAAGGCGCAGACCGGCTCGTATCCGACGAACTGGAGCAGCCTCACCAGTGGGCCGGTGACGACGACCATCAACGGTGTCGCCGAGACGATCGGTCCGTGGCTGAAGGAACTGCCGGCCTCGAACAACTACACCATCTCGGCCGACACCAGCGGGAACGTCTCCGTCAACACCAAGGTGTACAACGGGACGAGCAACCCCTGCAATTCCCTGCCGTGA
- a CDS encoding DUF429 domain-containing protein: MSMSGPGSRRGSHLPYRTLAGVVPCPKGWLIASAKLQGITMAPEQPRVVPTFLEVLDYKPAFQVVALFSPVGLLDEPDSRGRACDRQARALLGRPRSGAVLSAPVRGTLKCNSYSEAKEANGGHLGAIGWRMLKRTVEVHEQMAPYWQRTIFEVHPELSFFQLNEDKPVRFSKHTKAGRDERRALLDGRMPGVERIIGEKIRGVSTAHLLDAAACLWTARRIIARGVVHLPEDPEWDSEGLRMEFVQ; this comes from the coding sequence ATGTCGATGTCAGGACCGGGGTCGCGGCGGGGGTCGCATTTGCCCTATCGGACCCTGGCCGGCGTCGTCCCCTGCCCCAAGGGGTGGTTGATCGCGTCGGCCAAGCTCCAGGGGATCACCATGGCCCCGGAGCAGCCCCGGGTCGTCCCGACGTTCCTGGAGGTACTCGACTACAAGCCGGCGTTCCAGGTCGTGGCGCTGTTCTCACCGGTGGGGCTCCTCGACGAGCCGGACTCCCGGGGGCGTGCGTGCGATCGCCAGGCGCGCGCCCTGCTGGGTCGGCCTCGCTCCGGTGCGGTGCTCTCCGCACCGGTGCGGGGCACCCTGAAGTGCAACTCCTACAGCGAGGCCAAGGAGGCGAACGGGGGCCACCTGGGCGCCATCGGGTGGCGCATGCTCAAGCGCACGGTGGAGGTACACGAACAGATGGCCCCGTACTGGCAGCGAACCATCTTCGAGGTGCACCCCGAGCTCAGCTTCTTCCAGCTCAACGAGGACAAGCCCGTCAGATTCTCCAAACACACGAAGGCGGGCCGCGACGAGCGCCGGGCATTGCTCGACGGGCGCATGCCCGGCGTGGAACGGATCATCGGCGAGAAGATCAGAGGCGTCTCGACCGCACACCTCCTCGATGCCGCCGCCTGCCTGTGGACGGCCCGCAGGATCATCGCCCGCGGCGTGGTGCACTTGCCGGAAGACCCGGAATGGGACAGTGAAGGCCTCCGCATGGAGTTCGTGCAGTAG